The following are from one region of the Stanieria cyanosphaera PCC 7437 genome:
- a CDS encoding TonB-dependent receptor plug domain-containing protein, with translation MLLKLLFIATTSLTLGMASISLAEPVANTTKFKVRLINLFPASSSQRSELFKISELLAQESESIPVERSLLADKEEDSDIEQEIEIFIRGQPEPSKGSTPVYTIDADQIRDQGVDTLSETLRSLPGFAINDFGYGADIHTGTYYRGASINQSVFLLNGRPIGTNISTYHGATDLNSILSGDIEEVELSSGTSTTLYGSEALGGVVNITTKQGEGPPRPNGVAQFGSYDQSRFQGSFSGGTKKFSYALNYERFEAENDYRVPVGAANRGPDGRLFNGDSSVENYYGNLSFDLNPRNNLSLDISKITSRRGLLYFGFPLQRDRLDHDKLNIGLSWKSMLGQGEDSELKTTISFNQDYFNTYGPTQDIFYRTGTLNSRAVNGRLEHDWQTAANNNLRWGVDLQNSFLTGEVSSNVPQLAQLNGTEERERFHTALFALNTWKITDTFQTEFGLRQNFNSEFGNYLNPSVGTRWDITPFLALRGSWASVQRNPGLDQLYVFDTVHNWLSNPDLEPEKGSTWTAGVDVLFTPGLTGQFTYFGSSLDDRLGISEGRWENIGLVNTNGLEVALNWQISPQWKTFLNYTYTDAEIKTGLQKGLQLALVPYSVAQLGIGYASPKDWRVNLYANYYSGARRALFTNPEDAITDFSPSWVSLDLGLQIPIFEKMQLTVFLENLTDNTYEKANRIYQPGLTFRLGLQSNF, from the coding sequence ATGCTCCTGAAACTGTTGTTTATAGCTACTACTTCCCTTACTCTGGGAATGGCATCGATTAGTTTGGCAGAGCCTGTTGCTAATACTACTAAATTCAAAGTACGCTTGATCAATTTGTTTCCCGCTAGTTCCTCTCAACGGTCAGAACTGTTTAAAATAAGCGAATTGCTAGCTCAAGAGTCGGAATCAATCCCAGTTGAGCGATCGCTTTTAGCAGATAAAGAAGAAGATTCGGACATCGAGCAAGAAATTGAAATTTTTATTCGAGGGCAACCCGAGCCATCAAAAGGGTCTACCCCAGTGTATACAATTGATGCAGATCAAATCCGCGACCAAGGTGTCGATACTCTTTCTGAGACACTGCGGAGCTTGCCAGGCTTTGCTATCAACGATTTTGGGTATGGAGCAGATATTCATACAGGAACTTATTATCGAGGGGCTTCAATTAACCAGTCCGTATTTTTGTTAAATGGTAGACCGATTGGTACTAACATAAGTACTTACCATGGTGCAACCGATCTCAATAGCATTCTTTCAGGAGATATTGAGGAAGTAGAATTATCAAGTGGCACTAGCACGACTCTTTACGGTTCAGAAGCTTTAGGTGGAGTGGTCAACATTACAACTAAACAGGGAGAAGGACCACCTAGACCCAATGGAGTCGCTCAGTTTGGTTCTTATGACCAATCTCGGTTTCAAGGAAGCTTTAGTGGCGGAACAAAAAAATTTAGCTATGCTTTGAATTATGAGAGATTTGAGGCAGAAAACGATTATCGCGTTCCTGTTGGTGCTGCTAATCGCGGACCTGATGGACGCTTATTTAATGGAGACTCTTCTGTAGAAAACTACTATGGTAATCTTTCGTTCGATCTCAATCCGCGTAACAACCTCAGTTTAGATATTTCCAAAATAACAAGTCGTCGTGGATTGCTTTACTTTGGCTTTCCCTTACAGCGCGATCGCCTCGATCACGATAAACTAAATATTGGATTATCTTGGAAATCTATGCTGGGTCAAGGGGAAGACTCAGAATTAAAAACTACTATTTCTTTTAATCAAGATTACTTTAATACTTACGGTCCTACGCAAGATATTTTTTACCGAACTGGCACTCTTAATTCACGAGCAGTTAATGGCAGATTGGAACACGACTGGCAGACTGCTGCCAACAATAATCTACGCTGGGGTGTAGATTTGCAAAATTCGTTTCTGACTGGCGAAGTTTCCAGCAACGTTCCCCAACTTGCCCAACTCAATGGCACTGAAGAACGAGAACGTTTTCACACTGCGCTATTTGCTCTCAACACTTGGAAAATTACCGACACGTTTCAGACAGAATTTGGCTTACGGCAAAACTTTAACAGCGAATTTGGCAACTATCTCAATCCTAGTGTCGGAACTCGTTGGGACATTACACCATTTCTTGCCCTACGAGGTAGTTGGGCATCAGTACAGCGCAATCCAGGACTAGATCAACTTTATGTATTTGATACGGTTCACAATTGGCTATCAAATCCAGATCTCGAACCAGAAAAGGGATCTACTTGGACAGCAGGGGTCGATGTTCTGTTCACACCAGGATTGACTGGTCAATTTACTTACTTTGGCAGTAGCTTAGATGACCGTCTCGGCATTAGTGAGGGACGATGGGAAAATATTGGTCTGGTTAATACGAATGGACTAGAAGTAGCACTCAATTGGCAAATTTCGCCTCAATGGAAAACTTTTCTTAACTATACTTATACCGATGCTGAAATTAAAACAGGTTTGCAGAAGGGTCTACAATTGGCACTAGTTCCTTATTCTGTTGCTCAATTGGGCATAGGTTATGCTTCTCCTAAGGACTGGCGAGTCAACCTCTATGCAAACTATTACAGTGGTGCGCGACGAGCATTGTTTACCAATCCAGAAGACGCAATTACTGACTTTTCGCCTTCTTGGGTTAGTTTGGATTTAGGACTGCAAATCCCTATCTTTGAGAAAATGCAGCTAACAGTTTTCTTGGAAAACTTAACAGATAATACTTACGAGAAGGCTAATAGAATTTATCAACCTGGTTTGACCTTTCGGCTTGGTCTTCAATCAAATTTCTAG
- a CDS encoding DNA double-strand break repair nuclease NurA yields MLDLNKLAGQIPGISQHLHQETIASRQRLELAEKLTQQAWSQQTELIEKLEMWRDRLIFAIATPVEPLDTAIDIQAAPYSHSVFATDGSQIAPSHHEIAYCYLINVGRIMLHYGQSLHPLLDSLPEVFYKQEDLYIPKEWGIRLEEWMSHRRTVSEAQMLAEMACKWVLPPGAHPDIPNLAMVDGSLIYWFLDGLPVEAREQILPPILLAWEQLKETQIPLMGYVSSSRSTEALNFLRLHTCTHEHPNCFANCSDLVDRYPCQKVDPLRDATFWANRLKPGQRSPLYRSSLRILELYDESQRVYFCYVHVGTEIARIELPAWVAEDSALFDRSLSIMLAQVHKGYGYPVALAEAHNQAVVRGSDRARFFALLEHQMIRAGIRNVGTSSKETRKRGSIA; encoded by the coding sequence ATGCTGGACTTAAATAAGCTAGCGGGACAAATTCCAGGTATTAGTCAGCATTTACATCAAGAAACGATCGCCTCTCGCCAAAGACTTGAATTGGCGGAGAAATTAACTCAGCAAGCGTGGAGTCAACAAACAGAATTAATTGAGAAATTAGAAATGTGGCGCGATCGCTTGATTTTTGCGATTGCTACTCCTGTTGAACCTCTGGATACAGCAATTGACATTCAAGCAGCACCTTATAGTCATAGTGTTTTTGCTACGGATGGTTCTCAAATTGCTCCTTCTCACCACGAAATTGCTTACTGTTATTTGATCAATGTCGGGCGGATCATGCTGCATTATGGGCAAAGTTTACACCCATTATTAGATAGTTTGCCTGAAGTATTTTATAAACAAGAAGACCTTTATATTCCTAAAGAATGGGGTATTCGTCTTGAAGAATGGATGAGTCACCGTCGGACTGTTTCAGAAGCGCAAATGCTAGCGGAGATGGCTTGTAAATGGGTTTTACCACCAGGCGCGCATCCTGATATTCCTAATTTGGCGATGGTAGATGGTTCTTTGATCTACTGGTTTTTGGATGGTTTACCTGTAGAAGCTAGAGAACAAATTTTGCCTCCCATTCTGTTGGCGTGGGAACAGTTAAAAGAAACTCAAATACCGTTAATGGGTTATGTTAGTTCTTCTCGTAGTACTGAAGCTTTGAACTTTCTCCGCTTACACACCTGCACCCACGAACATCCCAATTGTTTTGCCAACTGTAGTGATTTAGTAGATAGATATCCCTGTCAAAAAGTTGACCCCCTACGAGATGCTACTTTTTGGGCAAATCGTTTAAAACCTGGGCAAAGAAGCCCGCTTTATCGCAGTTCTTTACGCATTTTAGAACTATACGATGAATCACAACGAGTTTACTTTTGTTACGTTCATGTTGGCACAGAGATTGCTCGGATAGAACTACCTGCTTGGGTAGCAGAAGATTCAGCCTTATTTGACCGCTCCCTTAGTATTATGCTGGCACAAGTTCATAAAGGTTATGGTTATCCAGTAGCCTTAGCCGAAGCACACAATCAAGCTGTCGTTAGGGGAAGCGATCGCGCCCGTTTTTTTGCTCTCCTCGAACACCAAATGATTCGTGCAGGCATTAGAAATGTTGGGACATCTTCTAAAGAAACTCGTAAGCGAGGTAGTATTGCATAA
- a CDS encoding glycosyltransferase family 4 protein, translating into MMKLAYVTTYNAEDVANWSGTGFHILQALRKQSLQVELIGSIKNKYSPVSLASKGREYLYKWLFKQKYLCDREPLLLKQYAKKTVQHLAELKDVDLVFSPGTMHIGHLECDRPIGFWTDATFASLVDFYPQYSNLCEESLKNGHLMEQQTLDRCKIAIYSSEWSAQSAINNYQIDPAKVKVVPFGANVNHHKNFKEIQSLIQSRPTNQCKLLFLGVDWYRKGGQIAFEVAKALNQSGLPTELTVVGCEPILDEPIPDFVKYLGFISKATTKGREKLNQIIAQSHFLILPAIADCTPIVFCEANSFGVPCLSIKVGGIPTVIKDNINGKLFAQEAEISEYCQYIANLLTNYPQYQQLAYSAFHEYETRLNWTVAARTVKRLLQEAI; encoded by the coding sequence ATGATGAAATTAGCGTATGTAACCACTTACAATGCTGAAGATGTTGCTAATTGGTCAGGAACAGGCTTTCATATTCTTCAAGCTTTAAGAAAACAATCTTTGCAAGTAGAGTTAATTGGTTCAATTAAAAATAAATATTCCCCTGTTTCATTAGCATCTAAAGGAAGAGAATACCTATATAAGTGGTTATTTAAGCAAAAATACTTATGCGACCGCGAACCTCTTTTGCTCAAACAGTATGCCAAGAAAACTGTTCAACATCTTGCTGAACTTAAAGATGTAGATTTAGTATTTAGTCCAGGCACAATGCATATTGGTCATCTAGAATGCGATCGCCCTATTGGTTTTTGGACGGATGCTACTTTTGCCAGTTTAGTGGATTTTTACCCACAATATAGTAATTTATGTGAAGAATCCCTAAAAAACGGTCATTTAATGGAACAGCAGACCTTAGATCGCTGTAAAATAGCTATTTACTCTTCAGAATGGTCTGCTCAGAGTGCGATCAACAACTATCAAATCGATCCAGCTAAAGTGAAAGTAGTTCCTTTTGGCGCAAACGTTAATCATCACAAAAATTTTAAAGAGATTCAAAGTTTAATTCAATCAAGACCAACCAATCAATGTAAATTATTATTTTTGGGAGTTGATTGGTATAGAAAAGGTGGACAAATAGCTTTTGAAGTAGCGAAAGCCTTAAATCAGTCTGGTTTACCAACAGAACTTACCGTAGTTGGATGTGAGCCTATTTTAGATGAACCGATACCTGACTTTGTTAAATATTTAGGATTTATTAGCAAAGCAACAACCAAAGGTAGAGAAAAACTTAATCAAATTATCGCCCAATCTCACTTTTTAATTTTACCCGCGATCGCAGATTGTACTCCCATTGTTTTTTGTGAAGCTAATTCTTTTGGTGTTCCCTGTTTATCAATCAAAGTAGGAGGTATTCCAACCGTAATTAAGGATAATATTAATGGAAAACTATTCGCTCAAGAGGCGGAAATAAGTGAATATTGCCAATATATTGCCAATTTATTGACTAATTATCCACAATATCAACAATTAGCTTACTCTGCATTTCATGAATACGAAACTAGATTGAATTGGACTGTAGCAGCACGTACTGTCAAACGTCTATTACAAGAAGCTATCTAA